A stretch of DNA from Thalassospiraceae bacterium LMO-SO8:
GGCAGAAGCCCTTCAGGCAGGTGAAGTCCTTGTTGCACATGGACTGATCGATGGCGCGCTTGCGCCCCAGTTCCGTTTCCTTAGGCGCGATGGCGACGCAGTTGGAGACCACGCCGCAATCGCCGCAGCCTTCGCAGACGGCCTCGTTGATGAACACGCGCTTGGCCGGGTCGGGGAAGGTGCCGCGTTTCCGGCGGCGGCGCTTTTCGGCGGCGCAGGTCTGATCGTAAATCAGGGCCGACACGCCGGGCCACGTGGCGAGATCGCGCTGCACCTGATCCAGGTCGTCACGGTGGTGGATGGTCACACCCTGGGCGAATTCCGTGCCGGGGGGGTATTTGTCGGGCTCGTCGGTGACGACGACGACGCGGCCCACACCCTCGGCCGCGACCTGGCGGGAAATGATCGCCGGGTCCAAGGGCCCGTCCATGGTCTGGCCGCCGGTCATGGCGACGGCGTCGTTGTAGAGGATCTTGTAGGTCACGTTGACCTTGGCCGCCACGGCGGCGCGGATCGCCAGGATGCCGGAATGGAAATAGGTGCCGTCGCCGATGTTGACGAAGATGTGCTCGCGCTCGGTAAACGGCGCCTGGCCGATCCAGTTCGCACCCTCGGCCCCCATATGGGTGAAGGTCGCGGTCCGCCGCCCGGGCATCCAGATCGCCATGTAATGACAGCCGATGCCGGCGGCGGCCTCCATGCCCTCGGGCACGTTGGTCGAGGTGTTGTGCGGGCAGCCGGCGCAGAAATAGGGAATGCGTTTGATGTCGGGCACGGCGCGTTCGAGGATGCGTTCTTTTTCCTCCAGGAACGTCAGGCGCTTTTCGACCGCCTCCGAAGTGTGGAAGGCGCGGATGCGGGCCGCGATCACCCGGGCGATGCGGGCGGGGGTCAGCTCGCCGGCCGAGGGCAGAATCCACTCGCCCGCCTCATCGAACTTGCCGACGACCCGGGGGCGCACATCGGCCCGCCAGTTGTAGAGCTGTTCCTTCAACTGGTTTTCGATGACCGCGCGCTTTTCCTCGACGACGAGGATTTCCTCCAGCCCTTCGGCGAAGTGGCGCATGCCGTCGCGTTCCAGCGGCCAGGGCATGCCGACACGGTAAAGGCGCAGGCCGATGGCCTCGGCCTCGGCCGCGCCGATGCCCAGGTCTTCCAGGGCTTGCAGGGTGTCCAGGTACGCCTTGCCCGTGGACACGATGCCGAACCGGGGCTTGGTCGAATCCATCGTCACCCGGTCCAATTTGTTGGCGCGAGCGAAGGCGAGGGCGGCGTAGATCTTGTGGCGGTGCAGGCGTTCTTCCTGGTCCATGGCCGGGTCGGGCCAGCGGATGTGCAGGCCGCCCGGCGGCATGTCGAACGCGGGCAGGACGATGCCGACCCGGCCGGGCGAGACATCGACGGAGGCCGAGGTGTCGATGTTGTCGGTGATGCATTTCATGCCGACCCAGACCCCGGCGAAGCGCGACATGGCCCAGCCGTACATTCCCATGTCCAACAGGTCCTGCACGTCGATGGGGTTGAGGATCGGGATGTTGGCGTCCATCAGGGCGTGTTCGGATTGGCTCGGCACGGTCGACGACTTGCAGGCCGGATCGTCGCCCGCCATCACCAGCACGCCGCCGTTGGGGGCGGTACCGGCCATGTTGGCGTGACGGAACACGTCGCCGGAGCGATCGACGCCCGGGCCCTTGCCGTACCACATGCCGAACACGCCGTCGTACTTGGCGCGCTCGAACAGGTTGATTTGCTGCGAGCCCCAGATGGCCGTGGCGGCCAGGTCCTCGTTCACGGCGGGATGGAATTTGACGTGATGATCGTCGAGGAAGCGTTTGGCGCGGCCGAATTCGCGGTCGATGCCGCCGAGCGGCGAGCCCCGGTATCCGGTGACGTAGCCCGCCGTGTTGAGCCCGGCGGCAAGGTCGCGCTGGCGCTGCATCAGGGTCAGGCGCACCAGGGCCTGGGTTCCGGTCAGGAACACGCGGCCTTCGGAAAGGCCGTATTTGTCGTCCAGGCTGACGCTGCGAAGCTTCACCGATTGTTCCCCATGTCGGCAGGTGGCGGAGGCCAACGCCCGGCGACAACGTTACGGGAAGCCGGGACCGCCCGCAATCCGGGTGGCGCAAATCGCAATTTTCTGACGCTCCGGGGCGGTGCCGCGCCATCCCGTGCCGCCAGGGTGCGGGGGGCGGAAAGAATCTTCGCCGATGGCCCGGTTTCTTCCAGATTGGAATGATTGGCCCGTGATTTTTGATTCTCAAGCGGCTATACCGGCTGCGGTCAACCTCGGGGGTTTTTCCGCTCATGAGCATTTTGGTTACCGGTGCCGCCGGATTCATCGGCTTTCACACGTCGCAGGCGCTTCTGTCGAGGGGCGAGAAGGTGATCGGCATCGACAACTTCAACGACTATTACGATGTCGGGCTGAAGGAAAACCGCGCCGCGCGCCTGCTGGCCCAGGAAGGCTTTTCCATGGTGCGCGCCGACATTTCCGAGCGCGAGGCGATGGAACAGACCTTCGCCCGCCATCCCGACATCACCGGGATCATCCACCTGGCGGCCCAGGCGGGCGTGCGCTATTCGCTGATCAATCCCTACGCCTACACGCAATCCAACGTCGAAGGCCATCTGGTGCTGATGGAGGCCGCGCGTAAGCTCGAGGATCTGAAGCATTTCGTCTATGCGTCCTCGTCCTCGGTCTACGGCGCCAATACCAAGCTGCCGTTCTCGGTCGAAGACCCGGTGGAGCATCCGGTGTCGCTTTACGCTGCGACCAAACGGTCCATGGAACTGTTGTCGGAAAGCTATGCCCGCATGTACGGCCTGCCGCTGACGGGGCTGCGGTTCTTCACGGTCTACGGCCCTTGGGGCCGGCCCGACATGGCGGCCTATATCTTTACCAAGAAGATCATGGCGGGCGAGCCGATCCCCGTGTTCAACAACGGCGAGATGCGCCGCGACTTCACCTTCATCGACGATATCGTCAGCGGCATCCTGGGCGTTCTGGCGACCATGCCGAAAAGCCCCGACGGCACGCCGCATCGCATCTACAACCTGGGCAACAACCGCTCGGAACAGCTCATGCGCTTCGTTCAGGTTCTGGAAGAGTCGCTTCAACGCAAGGCGGTGATCGATTTCCAGCCGTTGCAGCCGGGCGACGTCCCGGAGACCTATGCGGATATCGATGCCTCGGTCCGCGATTTCGGGTTTAATCCCGTGACCCCGATCGAACAGGGCATTCCCCGCTTCGTCGACTGGTACAAGGATTACCACGGGGTCTAGGGAACAGGTTGGGAGCCGACCCATGTTCGACGGTTTCGAATTAAAACGGATGGCGGGCGACGGCGCCGAGATCAACCTTCGCGTCGGGGGGGCGGCCGATGCCCCCGCGGTCCTGATGATCCACGGCTATCCCCAGACCCATATCATCTGGCGGCATCTGGCGCCGAAGCTGGCCGGGACCCACCGTGTCGTGTGCCCCGATCTGCGCGGCTACGGCGACAGTTCCTGCCCGCCGACGGACGAGCGCCACATGCCCTATTCCAAGCGCGCCATGGCCCGCGATCTGGTCAAGGTCATGGCGGACCTGGGGCATGAGACCTTCGCCGTGGTCAGCCACGACCGGGGGGCGCGGGTCGGCCACCGCATGGCCATGGATTTTCCGGACAAGGTGACGCGGCTCTGTTCTCTCGACGTGGTGCCCACGGGCAGCGTGTGGCAGCGCGCCAACAAGAACTGGGCCATGGGCTCGTTCCACTGGCTGTTCCTGGCGCAACCGTATCCGCGGCCGGAAACCCTGATCGGCCACGACCCGGATTTCTGGCTGACCTGGCTTCTGGAAAGCTGGTCGGCGGACATGGCGGCGTTCGACGGCGGCGCCTTGGATGAATACAAGCGCGCCCACCGCAATCCCGCCGTCATCCACGCCAACTGCGAGGATTACCGCGCCGGGGCGACCGTCGACGACGCGTTGGACCGCGCCGACCTGGACGAAGGCCGCAAGATGCGCTGCCCCGTGCTGGCCCTGTGGGGCGGGGCGCGGAAGGCCGGCGGCCCGAAGACCGACGGCAAGGTCTCTGCCCTCGACATTTGGGGCGAGTGGGCCGACGAGGTAAAGGGCGGCCCGCTGCCCTGCGGCCATTTCCTGGCCGAGGAGGCGCCCGATGCCGTCTGGGCCGAACTGGCGCCGTTCCTGGGCCTCGACGCCTGAACCGTTATACCTGAAGGAGACCGCACATGCCGTTCCGCAACGATCTGTTCCTGGGCCGGTTCGGCCTCAACCCCCGGTACGAGGACACGGACCTGCTGTTGGACGAACCCGTGGCGCGCATGATCGGCCGCCGGGTGTGCCGCCATTACGGGCGGGAAGCGGTCACCGACGGCATGCTGGAAACCCTGCTGGCGGCGGCCCAGTCCGCACCCGCCAAGTCGGACCTGCAGCAGTACGCCATCGTCGTCACCGACAAGGGGCAGCAGCAGGCGATTTCCGACATGATCGGCTCGATGCCCTGGATCGCCGAGGCGTCGCGCTTCCTGGTGTTCTGCGCCGACATGCACCGCGGCCAGCGCATCGCCGAGATGCGCGGCAAGGAACACGTCAACAACACGCTCGATACCTTCATGAACGCGGCGGTGGATGCGTCGCTGGCCATGATGTCCTTCATCACCGCCGCCGGGTTCAAGGGGCTGGGGACCTGTCCGGTGTCGGCGGTGCGTGCGCACACGGCGGCGGTCTGCGAATTGCTGGGTTTGCCCAAGGGGGTTTATCCCGTGGCCGGGCTGACCGTGGGTTATCCCACGGACGACGGGCGCTTTACCCTGCGCCTGCCGCCCTCGGTGGTGGTGCATCACGGCACCTACGACGATTCAGCGCTGGAGACGGAATTGAAGGCCTATGACGCCCGGCGCAACAAGTTGCAGCCCATCGCGCCGGAAAAGCAGATGCACAAGGACGATTTCGGCATTTCCGACGACTATGGCTGGACCGAGAACACGGCCCGGCGGCTGGCCAAGCGGGAACGCGCGGAATTCGGCGCGTTTATCCGGTCCCACGGGTTCGATCTGGAATAGGGCGCCGGCCCGGGCGTGGCGATTTTATACCGCAACGCAATAGGTCTGTTCCAAGTATCTCAAAAACTTAACGAAAGTTATATTGCGGTGCAGCATATCGTGCCCATATGATTACCTGTGCTCGCTCGAAAAGGAGTTTCAGGGGGAAGACGCTTTTGCCAATCGGGCTTTAATCGGCCCCGGCTGAAAAGGAAGACCTTCCATGGCCAACGACGTTAAGGATATCAAACCCGCCGGCATGGCCGTGTCCGTTCAGGATACGGTCGCGCCGCCCAGCTTTCGCAAGCTGACGGCGGCGGACGGAGATTTGCTCGCGGGCCACCTCAAGCGCCTCGAGCCCCATGACCGCCATTTGCGTTTCTGGGGCGGGGTCACCGACACCGCAATCGACGAATATTGCGCGCGGCTCGACTGGTCGGCCGCCGTGGTCGTCGGCGCCTTCATCGAGGGCGAACTGCGCGGCGTCGGCGAACTGGTGCGCGTGCGCCTGATGCCGCGGGTCATGGCCGAGGTCGCGTTCTCCGTCGAAGGCCCGTGGCAGAACGCGGGTGTCGGCACGGCGCTGCTGCGCCGGGTGCTGACCATCGCGCGCAACCGCTGCATCGACCGGGTGTACATGATGTGCCTCGTGGAGAACCGCAAGATGCAGAAGATCGCATCCAAGTTCGAGGCCGAATTGAGCTTCGACGAAGGCGAGGTCGAGGCCCGTATCCTGCCGGCCTGGCCGAGCTATTTCTCGCTCATGGAAGAAGCGGTCGATGACAGCCGGGCCTGGTTCCCGGCGATCTTCGATCCGGGGTCCCTGTGGCCGGGGCTGGCCATCCTGCCGGATCAGCCATAAAGACGTTCCAGGTGCGTCCCGTAGACCTGCCGGATCACGTGGCGGCGCACCTTGAGCGTCGGCGTCATCTGTTCGTTGTCGACGGTGAAGGGTTCGTCGGCGATGATGAAGCGGCGGACCTTTTCAATGTTGTTCAGCTTGCTGTTGATGCGGTCCATGGCGGCGGCCAGGGCCTTGTGCAGATCGGCGTCGCCGGCCAATTCCGACAGGCTGCCGGAAACGCCGTTGGCGACGGCCCAGTCCTTCAGCCAGTCGGCGTCGGGCACGACCAGCGCCACCAGATGCGGGCGTTTATCGCCGTAGACCATGGCCTGGGCGAATTCCGGCTCCAGGATGATGACGCCCTCGACCCGTTGAGGCGCGATGTTGTCGCCACCCGAATTGACGATGATGTCCTTCTTGCGGTCGGTGATGACGAGATAGCCGTCGTCGTCCAGATGGCCGACGTCGCCGGTGTGCAGCCAGCCGTCCTGGATCGCCTGCTGTGTCGCGGTTTCGTCGCGCCAGTAGCCCTGCATGATCAGGTCGCCCTGGACCAGGATCTCGCCGTCGTTGGCGATGCGGACGTAGGTGTTCTTGAGCGGCGGGCCGACGGTGTGCATCTTGACCTTCACGGGGCGGTTGACGCTGATCACCGGGGCCGATTCCGTCTGGCCGTAGCCTTGCAGGATGCGCAGCCCCAGCGCCGTGAAATAGATACCGACTTCCGGGTTCAGGGGGGCGCCGCCGGACACCAGCGCCTTCAACCGGCCGCCGAACCGCGCCTTGACCTTGGCGCGCACCAGCTTGTCCAGCACGGCGTCTTGAATGCGTTCAAAGAAATTCAGGCTGTCCGGGTCCTGGTATCGTTTGGTGCCAAGGGCCAGGGCCTTGCGGAACAGCTTTTCCTTCGTTCCCCCGGCGGCCTCGACGCCCCGTTCGATGCGCGCGCGCATGCTTTCATAGAGCCGAGGCACGGCGGTCATGATGGTCGGGCGGGCCTCGGCCATGTTGTTGACCAAGTGCTCGACACCTTCGGCGTAATAGATTTCGGCGCCGATCGACATGGGAAAAAACTGTCCGCCCGTATGCTCATAGGAATGGCTGAGCGGCAGGAACGACAGGAACACTTCGGACTCCAGGCCGATTTCGCGAAGCGCGTCCGTGGCACCCTCGACATTGTGCAGAATCGCCTTGTGCGACAGCATCACCCCTTTGGGTTTGCCGCCCGTGCCCGAGGTATAAATGATGCATGCAGTGTCATCGATGTCCCGGCTGTTGGCCGCAGCGACCATGTTGTCGTGGCCGTCATGGCCCTTGGCGAGCACGTCATCCCAAGTGTACAGGTCGAAGTTAAGAGACTGGGCGAGTTCGATTGGTTCCATGGAGATGACGAACTTGCAGACGTCCGCCCGATGGGCGGCCGGCAACAGGCGCTCGGCCAGGCGTTTTGTCGAGACAATGACGCCGACGGCGTCCGAATCCTCCAGGATGTGCAGATGGTCGGCTTCCGTGTTGGTGATGTAGGCGGGGGTGGTGATGGCGCCCGTGGTCATGATGGCGACGTCGGAAATCAGCCAGTTGGCCCGGTTTTCCGAGACCAGGACCACGCGGTCGCCCGGCTTCACGCCCAACGCCTGCAGCCCGCGCGCCAGGCGCGAGACCCGCGCCGCCGTGTCGCCCCAGCTCAGCGGCCAGTACGCGCCGCCCGACTTTTCCCACAGGAACGGCCGGTCGCCCAGTTCCGCCGCCTGGGCATAAAACATCGCAGCCAAGTTCGGCCATGCATAAGCGTTCATTTTCCCTCAGACTCCCCCCGGTTGTCGTTGACCCGCAACCACTCTATATCCAGGGAGAACTTTACGTATGCCCCGAAGGGATGCAAGTCATGACCGATATCCGCCGTTCAGATGTTTC
This window harbors:
- a CDS encoding indolepyruvate ferredoxin oxidoreductase family protein: MKLRSVSLDDKYGLSEGRVFLTGTQALVRLTLMQRQRDLAAGLNTAGYVTGYRGSPLGGIDREFGRAKRFLDDHHVKFHPAVNEDLAATAIWGSQQINLFERAKYDGVFGMWYGKGPGVDRSGDVFRHANMAGTAPNGGVLVMAGDDPACKSSTVPSQSEHALMDANIPILNPIDVQDLLDMGMYGWAMSRFAGVWVGMKCITDNIDTSASVDVSPGRVGIVLPAFDMPPGGLHIRWPDPAMDQEERLHRHKIYAALAFARANKLDRVTMDSTKPRFGIVSTGKAYLDTLQALEDLGIGAAEAEAIGLRLYRVGMPWPLERDGMRHFAEGLEEILVVEEKRAVIENQLKEQLYNWRADVRPRVVGKFDEAGEWILPSAGELTPARIARVIAARIRAFHTSEAVEKRLTFLEEKERILERAVPDIKRIPYFCAGCPHNTSTNVPEGMEAAAGIGCHYMAIWMPGRRTATFTHMGAEGANWIGQAPFTEREHIFVNIGDGTYFHSGILAIRAAVAAKVNVTYKILYNDAVAMTGGQTMDGPLDPAIISRQVAAEGVGRVVVVTDEPDKYPPGTEFAQGVTIHHRDDLDQVQRDLATWPGVSALIYDQTCAAEKRRRRKRGTFPDPAKRVFINEAVCEGCGDCGVVSNCVAIAPKETELGRKRAIDQSMCNKDFTCLKGFCPSFVTVHDGVLAKGSETRSPGASATPFPVLPDPPLPKTDTAYNICVTGIGGTGVVTISALLGMAAHVDRKAVTVLDVAGLAQKNGAVFAHVRVADDANALNAVRIAAGGADLLLGADMVTSGGFETLAKLDADRARAVVNARQTMTAEFTNLPDLDFPDDQLRAAISEATGGRADFIDVTHLARRLMGDSIAANIMLLGYAFQKGAVPISSEAIERAIELNGVAVDFNKQAFTWGRRAAHDPAAVEKLAGPQDKPAAVFDLDGFIARRVADLTAYQNAAYAARYTALIDKVRNREAALGTGSTELTEAAARSFFKLMAYKDEYEVARLYSAPEFRRALRQTFQSHKKLTVHLAPPLGSPKDARTGHLQKREFGPWMFTAFRLLAPLKGLRGTALDPFGRTEERKMERALIAEYEATVAALLHGLTAQNLPLATEIAALPQSMRGFGHIKMANVEKAKAREADLLAAFLDPAKAPRAAE
- a CDS encoding NAD-dependent epimerase/dehydratase family protein, translated to MSILVTGAAGFIGFHTSQALLSRGEKVIGIDNFNDYYDVGLKENRAARLLAQEGFSMVRADISEREAMEQTFARHPDITGIIHLAAQAGVRYSLINPYAYTQSNVEGHLVLMEAARKLEDLKHFVYASSSSVYGANTKLPFSVEDPVEHPVSLYAATKRSMELLSESYARMYGLPLTGLRFFTVYGPWGRPDMAAYIFTKKIMAGEPIPVFNNGEMRRDFTFIDDIVSGILGVLATMPKSPDGTPHRIYNLGNNRSEQLMRFVQVLEESLQRKAVIDFQPLQPGDVPETYADIDASVRDFGFNPVTPIEQGIPRFVDWYKDYHGV
- a CDS encoding alpha/beta hydrolase; amino-acid sequence: MFDGFELKRMAGDGAEINLRVGGAADAPAVLMIHGYPQTHIIWRHLAPKLAGTHRVVCPDLRGYGDSSCPPTDERHMPYSKRAMARDLVKVMADLGHETFAVVSHDRGARVGHRMAMDFPDKVTRLCSLDVVPTGSVWQRANKNWAMGSFHWLFLAQPYPRPETLIGHDPDFWLTWLLESWSADMAAFDGGALDEYKRAHRNPAVIHANCEDYRAGATVDDALDRADLDEGRKMRCPVLALWGGARKAGGPKTDGKVSALDIWGEWADEVKGGPLPCGHFLAEEAPDAVWAELAPFLGLDA
- a CDS encoding nitroreductase family protein, which encodes MPFRNDLFLGRFGLNPRYEDTDLLLDEPVARMIGRRVCRHYGREAVTDGMLETLLAAAQSAPAKSDLQQYAIVVTDKGQQQAISDMIGSMPWIAEASRFLVFCADMHRGQRIAEMRGKEHVNNTLDTFMNAAVDASLAMMSFITAAGFKGLGTCPVSAVRAHTAAVCELLGLPKGVYPVAGLTVGYPTDDGRFTLRLPPSVVVHHGTYDDSALETELKAYDARRNKLQPIAPEKQMHKDDFGISDDYGWTENTARRLAKRERAEFGAFIRSHGFDLE
- a CDS encoding GNAT family N-acetyltransferase, whose product is MANDVKDIKPAGMAVSVQDTVAPPSFRKLTAADGDLLAGHLKRLEPHDRHLRFWGGVTDTAIDEYCARLDWSAAVVVGAFIEGELRGVGELVRVRLMPRVMAEVAFSVEGPWQNAGVGTALLRRVLTIARNRCIDRVYMMCLVENRKMQKIASKFEAELSFDEGEVEARILPAWPSYFSLMEEAVDDSRAWFPAIFDPGSLWPGLAILPDQP
- a CDS encoding long-chain fatty acid--CoA ligase — its product is MNAYAWPNLAAMFYAQAAELGDRPFLWEKSGGAYWPLSWGDTAARVSRLARGLQALGVKPGDRVVLVSENRANWLISDVAIMTTGAITTPAYITNTEADHLHILEDSDAVGVIVSTKRLAERLLPAAHRADVCKFVISMEPIELAQSLNFDLYTWDDVLAKGHDGHDNMVAAANSRDIDDTACIIYTSGTGGKPKGVMLSHKAILHNVEGATDALREIGLESEVFLSFLPLSHSYEHTGGQFFPMSIGAEIYYAEGVEHLVNNMAEARPTIMTAVPRLYESMRARIERGVEAAGGTKEKLFRKALALGTKRYQDPDSLNFFERIQDAVLDKLVRAKVKARFGGRLKALVSGGAPLNPEVGIYFTALGLRILQGYGQTESAPVISVNRPVKVKMHTVGPPLKNTYVRIANDGEILVQGDLIMQGYWRDETATQQAIQDGWLHTGDVGHLDDDGYLVITDRKKDIIVNSGGDNIAPQRVEGVIILEPEFAQAMVYGDKRPHLVALVVPDADWLKDWAVANGVSGSLSELAGDADLHKALAAAMDRINSKLNNIEKVRRFIIADEPFTVDNEQMTPTLKVRRHVIRQVYGTHLERLYG